A stretch of Tripterygium wilfordii isolate XIE 37 chromosome 11, ASM1340144v1, whole genome shotgun sequence DNA encodes these proteins:
- the LOC120008903 gene encoding uncharacterized protein LOC120008903, with the protein MALTFFNVSDPNCLQTNHITTHLIPTQSQYKRYSFQFFLPCTAPLLCQASIEKTQVVQYSLNMATATAVLTPARVNSALMSSSSKTQRRVNKVRQIVGLNSYGGLKAHNSVLSLGLPVTTEQCFATVVNSLRAKSGGKRRGGGGALSATCSKVDEIFQIAAILNGLTLIGVAVGFVLLRIEASVEESQ; encoded by the exons ATGGCCCTAACTTTCTTCAATGTCTCTGATCCTAATTGTCTACAAACCAACCATATCACCACTCACCTTATCCCAACCCAATCCCAGTACAAAAGGTACTCTTTCCAATTCTTCCTTCCCTGCACAGCTCCTCTTCTTTGCCAGGCCTCAATAGAGAAAACACAG GTTGTGCAATACTCTCTAAACATGGCAACAGCAACAGCAGTCCTCACCCCTGCAAGGGTCAACAGTGCATTGATGAGCTCAAGCAGCAAGACCCAGAGGAGGGTTAACAAGGTTAGGCAAATAGTAGGATTGAACTCCTATGGAGGTCTTAAAGCCCACAACAGTGTTCTCTCTTTAGGGCTTCCAGTGACTACTGAACAGTGCTTTGCCACTGTTGTGAACTCTTTGAGGGCAAAATCTGGGGGAAAAAgaagaggtggtggtggtgcactCTCTGCCACATGTAGCAAGGTGGATGAGATATTCCAGATTGCTGCTATACTCAATGGGTTGACTCTTATTGGGGTTGCTGTTGGATTTGTGCTTCTCAGGATTGAAGCATCAGTCGAGGAATCTCAGTGA